GGATAAGGAATCAATAAGCGAAAAATATAGATTGTATGCGGCGAAGAGCCACTGCAAAGTCTTCAGGCAACAAGAGAAATAATGAGTTGGACTTTACAGCAACATTTGAGACTCACAAGTAACCGTAAATACACTAAGAAAATTAGACTCCATAGAAAAAAGTCCATGCTTGACACGAATAGCATCCTGCGCTACATTTGCGATTTGCACTTGACAATAATGGCAACTTCGTAAAAGATTGACCACCGTCGGGTGATCGCGAGCGATGCGACAAATGACCCGGCTACTAAGGAGCGAAGCGATGAAAAAGCCGTTGATTATGATCTGTATGCTGGTGCTTTTAGCTGTTGTAAGCGCCAATCCCGCTGTGGAGGTGTTTGGGTTCAAATCGGCACGGTTTGATGACGCGGGTGATTTTTGGGTGGAGTACTTTCCACATCCTATCTCTGCAGAAAGCTGGGAGAACATCCGCGATCTCGTGTTTGAGACAAACAGCGGCAGTTTCATGCTCCCTGATGATTACGTGGGTGAGCATGCGGAAATCAATCTCAGCCATGAAATAGCTGGTTTTCCCATCGACCGGAATAATGACGCGATCAGTATCACAAATCCCAATTTTCCATTCGGTGGTTTTACAAACTGGGGGGCAGCTCCGAACACAGATGTGCATTTGCGTCCCTTGCTGCCTGGACAAGCCGCGATCATGGTACCCTTTATCGTCAACGGATTTGGCGGTTATCACTCCTGGGCAAAAGTCCATGCTTTTTCCGGTCAGATACTGCCGCCGGAAAGTCATTTCTGCAATGTGAACGTGCGCGTTCGTTGCACCAACGGGCATCCGGTTCCCGGCACGGTTGTTGCACTCATGTTCGGTTTCGACCAAGTTAATTATACCACCAATCGCGACGGCATCGTGATTTTCCACAACTGGGCAATCCGCTATCACATTCGCGTGTTCGTCCCCCAAAGCGAAGAACCGATCGCAGAGTATATACTCTATCCTGAACCAAACGAAACCATCACGGTTGAGGAAACCGTTCCTTGTGAGCACGATCCTTCCCAAGTTCCAGGTGTGATAAGTGTGCATCCCAATCTTGTGCACAGCATTGGCTCCGCAGGGGTGAAAGTATCTTATGATAAATACTGGCAGCTACAATCCGACGCGAAGCTCCGGCTCTATGATCTGCGCGGTAGAGAACTTCAGGCTATATCTTTTCCCCCCGGTGGTCTGTTGGAATGGCCATTGCCGCCTCTTGCAAACGGTATCTACTTTCTGAGCCTGCGCTCCGGCGGCAGAGAGCTTGCCCGTCAAAGACTCACGATCATCAAGTCTCTGCGTCAATGATCGAAAGACCTGAACCAAAGGCAAATCCAGCAGCGGTGCTGCTTTTTGGCAAAGCACGTTTCACCCTGATCACGGATCGTCTTTTACGTCTGGAATACTGCGAAAGCGGCAGATTCACCGATGACGCGTCGCTGGTTTTCATCAACCGGAATCTCCCCGTTCCGGCTTTTGAAACAAAGCTGGAAGATGACACACTTGAGATAAAAACCGAGTTTCTCGAGCTTCACTACCGGCAAAACAGCGGTAAATTCTCCCGCGACAACATCTGCATCCGGCTGCTGAACTTCATGCCGGAAACGATCTGGACTCCCGGTATGATGGACGGTCAAAACCTCTTGGGAACCACCCACACGCTGGATGAAACAGACGGGGACGTCAAGCTCGAAAAAGGGATAATCTCCCGCTCCGGCTGGGCTTTGATCGATGACAGCCGCACTCCGCTTTTGGACGATTCAAGCCGGCAATGGGTCAAAGCGCGCGGTGGGAAACAAGCCCAGGATTGGTATTTCTTTGGCTATGGGCACCGCTATCTTGACGCTATCAGAGACTACTGTCTGGTCGCGGGAAGGATACCCATGCCTCCGCGTTTTGCCTTTGGCTATTGGTGGTCGCGCCATTGGGCATATTCGGATGCGGAGCTACGCGGCTTATTCGATGACTTCAAAAAACACCGCCTGCCTCTAAATGTTCTCGTGATCGATATGGATTGGCATGAAACCAAAGGACTGAGCTGCCGCAATCCGGAGTATGATTCGCAAGGGGAACTCATCGGCTTCAGCGGATACACTTGGAATAAAGAACTTTTCCCCGATCCGCAAAGATTCCTTGCAGAAATGCACGAACGCGGCATCAGGATTGCTCTCAACCTGCATCCCGCTTCCGGCATCTCCAAAGATGAAGAACACTACGCGGATTTTGCCCGTCTTTACGGGAAAAAACCCTCCAAAGACCGCAGCTATCCCTTTGCCATGGAAGAGAAAAAGTGGGCGGAAGCGTATTTTGGCGCGATTATCGAATCCCTGGAAAAAGAAGGTGTGGATTTTTGGTGGCTGGATTGGCAGGCGTGGAAGGATAGCAAACAAATCCCGGGACTGAACAATATCTGGTGGCTCAATCATGTGTTTTTCACCCACAAGCAAAGAAACGGCAAAAAGCGTTCACTGCTCTTAGCCCGTTGGGGCGGGCTTGGCAATCACCGCTATCAAATCGGCTTTTGTGGAGACACCTGGATCTCATGGAAATCGCTGGCAAATCTGCCATATTTCACTGCCACGGCAGGAAACGTCGGCTATGGATACTGGAGCCACGACATCGGCGGGCACAAGGGAGAAGCCGGCAGTGCAGAGCTCTATTTGCGCTGGCTGCAGTTTGGCGCTCTCAGTCCGATTTTACGCACCCATGCCACCAAAGATAGCGAACTGGAACGGCGGATATGGAAGTTTCCCGATCACTATGACGCCATGCGGGAGGCATTGCTGCTAAGGCACTCGCTGACTCCTTATCTTTATGGCGCGGCACGAGCGGCATTTGATGAAGGAATCTCTCTTTGCCGCCCGCTCTACTGGTTCTATCCCGAACATGAGGAAGCCTATCAAAATCCCGGGCAGTATTTTCTCGGTGAAGATCTGATGGTCGTGCCGATCACCCACGCAGCAGATGAAATGGAGCTTGTAAACCAGAATATCTGGCTTCCGCCGGGGCTTTGGTATGACGTCTGCCATGGCGCACTCATGGAAGGCGGCAGATCAATCAAGCTTGCATACACCTTGCAAGAAATACCCACCTTTGGCAAAGCGGGAGCGATCATCCCCCTCCTGCCGGAAGATCAATGCCTTGGTGAAGCAAGCGATCTCTTTATCCTCGATTTTTATCCCGGAGCCGATGGTAAGACCAGGCTCTATGAAGACGACGGAAATACAGATCAATACCAAGCCGGCGTCTTTGCTTGCACAGAGATCAATCAGCATGTCCTCGACCGGCTGTTGAAGATCAGCATTTCCGCCACCAAAGGAAGTTTCACGGGAATGCCGCAACTGGTTTCTTATCAGCTCAATATCATCGGACGCTTTCCTCCAAAACAAGTTATCTGCGGAAAAACCGCACTTCCATATTCAGCGGTGTTGAAGGAAGGGCATTGGAGCTAC
This genomic window from Candidatus Cloacimonadaceae bacterium contains:
- a CDS encoding T9SS type A sorting domain-containing protein, which produces MTRLLRSEAMKKPLIMICMLVLLAVVSANPAVEVFGFKSARFDDAGDFWVEYFPHPISAESWENIRDLVFETNSGSFMLPDDYVGEHAEINLSHEIAGFPIDRNNDAISITNPNFPFGGFTNWGAAPNTDVHLRPLLPGQAAIMVPFIVNGFGGYHSWAKVHAFSGQILPPESHFCNVNVRVRCTNGHPVPGTVVALMFGFDQVNYTTNRDGIVIFHNWAIRYHIRVFVPQSEEPIAEYILYPEPNETITVEETVPCEHDPSQVPGVISVHPNLVHSIGSAGVKVSYDKYWQLQSDAKLRLYDLRGRELQAISFPPGGLLEWPLPPLANGIYFLSLRSGGRELARQRLTIIKSLRQ
- a CDS encoding glycoside hydrolase family 31 protein yields the protein MIERPEPKANPAAVLLFGKARFTLITDRLLRLEYCESGRFTDDASLVFINRNLPVPAFETKLEDDTLEIKTEFLELHYRQNSGKFSRDNICIRLLNFMPETIWTPGMMDGQNLLGTTHTLDETDGDVKLEKGIISRSGWALIDDSRTPLLDDSSRQWVKARGGKQAQDWYFFGYGHRYLDAIRDYCLVAGRIPMPPRFAFGYWWSRHWAYSDAELRGLFDDFKKHRLPLNVLVIDMDWHETKGLSCRNPEYDSQGELIGFSGYTWNKELFPDPQRFLAEMHERGIRIALNLHPASGISKDEEHYADFARLYGKKPSKDRSYPFAMEEKKWAEAYFGAIIESLEKEGVDFWWLDWQAWKDSKQIPGLNNIWWLNHVFFTHKQRNGKKRSLLLARWGGLGNHRYQIGFCGDTWISWKSLANLPYFTATAGNVGYGYWSHDIGGHKGEAGSAELYLRWLQFGALSPILRTHATKDSELERRIWKFPDHYDAMREALLLRHSLTPYLYGAARAAFDEGISLCRPLYWFYPEHEEAYQNPGQYFLGEDLMVVPITHAADEMELVNQNIWLPPGLWYDVCHGALMEGGRSIKLAYTLQEIPTFGKAGAIIPLLPEDQCLGEASDLFILDFYPGADGKTRLYEDDGNTDQYQAGVFACTEINQHVLDRLLKISISATKGSFTGMPQLVSYQLNIIGRFPPKQVICGKTALPYSAVLKEGHWSYDGSRLAIQILLPPSARNEVLDCALHFTAQADARKELLNGIPGVLKRLPEVLRSLKKEFNRFDAIANPPETILNLGSTVSRLDYDPKSAMGELTSFPEKLIAAITCIAELEGIDSLVLEKLIRFISLHRTIPARPRIIIKSKGNQALVEMQSPDSDAVIRYTHDSSLPTEYSYLFRKPLLFKRMAIISARAFAPGCLQGFPISALFHYQWVKKISYLHPNSPKYDGGGARALVNGSLGNQFDYRKNWVGFEACDAILDIELIRPMILKSMLLRFLRDQSKWIFYPRQLKIEVSLDGMNYQKVFQKNLQTFAYFPDLKFDILSVNANLRHPDRIRYLRISAKNIGLCPEWHSGSGGKAWIFMDEILIAEG